A genomic region of Sander lucioperca isolate FBNREF2018 chromosome 6, SLUC_FBN_1.2, whole genome shotgun sequence contains the following coding sequences:
- the LOC116036194 gene encoding uncharacterized protein LOC116036194, which translates to MPLGHLATEDLITGLLRFGIKVTEEERSKFKDNEVDGEAVDYGLTERMVSYLFEGSFKKQAKFNRFAQQWKETVTLTVEPVPVNSEKATVESRMNICRRFEDGFKILVPTVLRLTQRKSPLVDLALEEREAALTEDVPGIDFRAAILLLPILFREKNDILIILGEDQPGCTAVMRNPVLQAPTEAEAEKAIKEFLRLAPNRHHRRPR; encoded by the exons ATGCCGCTTGGACATTTAGCAACGGAGGATTTAATCACGGGCTTACTTCGTTTTGGAATAAAGGTCACTGAAGAGGAGCGAAGTAAATTCAAAG ataatgaagttgacGGAGAAGCAGTGGACTATGGATTGACTGAGAGGATGGTTTCATACCTCTTTGAAGGATCGTTTAAGAAGCAAGCCAAATTCAACCGATTTGCACAGCAGTGGAAAGAAACCGTGACACTAACCGTTGAGCCTGTCCCGGTAAATTCAGAGAAGGCTACAGTGGAATCAAG AATGAATATCTGCCGAAGATTTGAAGATGGCTTTAAGATCCTAGTACCCACAGTGCTTAGACTGACTCAAAGGAAATCTCCCCTTGTAGATCTGGCTTTGGAGGAAAGAGAGGCTGCCCTCACCGAAGATGTCCCTG ggATTGATTTCAGAGCTGCAATCCTGCTGTTGCCGATCCTGTTCAGGGAGAAAAATGACATTCTCATCATACTTGGAGAG GAtcagcctggttgta CAGCAGTAATGAGGAACCCGGTCCTCCAGGCGCCGACGGAAGCGGAGGCCGAGAAGGCCATCAAAGAGTTTCTCCGGCTGGCACCTAATCGCCACCACCGCCGGCCAagataa